Proteins from a single region of Streptomyces griseiscabiei:
- a CDS encoding SDR family NAD(P)-dependent oxidoreductase, producing the protein MTAGLFSLHGRTAVVTGASSGLGARFAAVLAGAGATVFAAARRLDRLTELADADPRIHPVACDVARDEDRVRLAETVLGATGRIDVLVNNAGAPGAVRAEDEGAADFAAVLAVNLVAPFHLARLMAESGDAEGRSVVNVSSVLGLVAGAPLGGASYAASKAGLIGLTRELAGQWGPAGIRVNALAPGWFRSEMTDGLFADDRSRRWVERGTMLGRGGAPGELDGALLFLASDASSYCTGQVLTVDGGWTAR; encoded by the coding sequence GTGACGGCCGGCCTCTTCTCGCTGCACGGCCGGACCGCCGTGGTCACCGGCGCCTCCTCGGGGCTCGGCGCCCGGTTCGCCGCCGTGCTCGCCGGAGCGGGCGCCACCGTCTTCGCGGCGGCCCGGCGGCTGGACCGGCTGACGGAACTCGCCGACGCCGACCCCCGTATCCACCCCGTCGCCTGCGACGTCGCCCGCGACGAGGACCGCGTACGGCTCGCCGAGACCGTGCTCGGCGCCACCGGACGCATCGACGTGCTGGTCAACAACGCGGGCGCGCCCGGCGCGGTACGGGCCGAGGACGAGGGCGCCGCCGACTTCGCGGCGGTGCTCGCGGTCAACCTGGTCGCGCCGTTCCATCTGGCGCGGCTGATGGCGGAGTCCGGGGACGCCGAGGGGCGGTCGGTCGTGAACGTCTCCTCCGTCCTCGGCCTCGTCGCAGGGGCCCCGCTGGGCGGTGCCTCCTACGCCGCCTCGAAGGCCGGCCTGATCGGGCTCACCCGTGAACTCGCCGGACAGTGGGGACCGGCCGGGATACGCGTGAACGCGCTCGCCCCCGGCTGGTTCCGCTCGGAGATGACCGACGGCCTGTTCGCGGACGACCGCTCCCGGCGCTGGGTCGAACGGGGCACCATGCTCGGCCGGGGCGGAGCCCCGGGCGAACTCGACGGGGCGCTGCTCTTCCTCGCCTCGGACGCCTCCTCGTACTGCACCGGCCAGGTGCTCACCGTCGACGGCGGATGGACGGCCCGATGA
- a CDS encoding SDR family oxidoreductase produces MNGHASPAPGALHGRVAVITGGSRGIGLGIATAYREAGAHVVIAARKPEGLAAAREELLRTAGVGDVHEVVANAGEPDQAERCVEETMTRFGRLDILVNNAATNPYMGDLLDLDPPRAEKTVRVNQYGMLAWTRYAWRAWMSEHGGAVVNIASVGGLIVDPHIGWYNATKAAMLHLTRQLAYELGPRARVNAIAPGLIKTELARAVWEPREPVLTAKLPLRRLGTVEDVAHAALFLASDASSWMTGQTLVLDGGATVLPIGVDA; encoded by the coding sequence GTGAACGGACACGCGTCCCCCGCGCCCGGGGCCCTGCACGGCAGGGTCGCCGTGATCACCGGCGGCTCACGCGGCATCGGCCTCGGCATCGCCACCGCCTACCGGGAGGCCGGCGCCCATGTCGTCATCGCGGCCCGCAAACCGGAGGGGCTGGCAGCCGCCCGCGAGGAACTGCTGCGGACGGCGGGCGTCGGCGACGTCCACGAGGTGGTCGCCAACGCCGGGGAGCCCGACCAGGCCGAGCGGTGCGTCGAGGAGACCATGACCCGCTTCGGCCGCCTCGACATCCTGGTCAACAACGCCGCCACCAACCCGTACATGGGCGACCTGCTCGACCTGGATCCGCCGCGCGCGGAGAAGACCGTACGGGTCAACCAGTACGGGATGCTCGCCTGGACGCGGTACGCGTGGCGGGCGTGGATGTCCGAGCACGGGGGAGCGGTGGTCAACATCGCCTCCGTCGGCGGCCTGATCGTCGACCCGCACATCGGCTGGTACAACGCGACCAAGGCGGCGATGCTCCATCTCACGCGGCAGCTCGCCTACGAACTCGGCCCCAGGGCCCGGGTGAACGCGATCGCGCCCGGCCTGATCAAGACCGAGCTGGCCAGGGCCGTCTGGGAGCCGAGGGAGCCCGTCCTCACCGCGAAACTCCCGCTGCGCCGACTCGGCACCGTCGAGGACGTGGCGCACGCGGCGCTGTTCCTTGCGTCCGACGCCTCCTCCTGGATGACCGGCCAGACCCTGGTCCTGGACGGCGGCGCCACGGTACTGCCCATCGGGGTGGACGCGTGA
- a CDS encoding acyl-CoA dehydrogenase family protein yields the protein MDFELSPRARELRTRMGAFMEEYVLPAEAVHDRQLAESGEPHRQPAVMRELQDKARAEGLWNLFLAHGDWGAGLTNLEYAPLAELAGRSVMGPEVFNCSAPDTGNMELLALYGTPEQQDRWLRPLLSAGIRSCFAMTEPEVASSDARNIRTRITRDGDSYVVDGHKWYTSGILDPDCALIVLMGVTDPDAEPYRQQSMLLIPRDTPGITVLRDLPMFGYTDRCGHGDVLFEEVRVPVGNLLVGEGEGFALAQGRLGPGRMHYAMRAVGFAERALDLMCRRTLARTAFGGALAEQGVVREWIARSRIEIEQLRLLVLKSAWLMDTRGNAAARTEVAAIKVAALEVAHRVVDRAVQAHGAAGVSDDTVLARLYAITRALRIADGPDEVHLRTVARRELAKYRKEQA from the coding sequence GTGGACTTCGAACTCTCCCCGAGGGCGCGAGAACTGCGGACGCGCATGGGCGCGTTCATGGAGGAGTACGTCCTCCCGGCCGAAGCCGTCCACGACCGGCAGCTCGCCGAGTCGGGCGAACCCCACCGACAGCCCGCCGTCATGCGGGAGCTGCAGGACAAGGCCCGCGCCGAGGGCCTGTGGAACCTGTTCCTCGCACACGGCGACTGGGGCGCCGGCCTGACCAACCTCGAGTACGCCCCGCTCGCCGAGCTGGCCGGCCGGTCCGTCATGGGCCCCGAGGTCTTCAACTGCTCCGCCCCCGACACCGGGAACATGGAACTGCTCGCCCTCTACGGCACCCCCGAGCAGCAGGACCGCTGGCTGCGACCCCTGTTGTCCGCCGGCATCCGGTCCTGCTTCGCCATGACCGAGCCCGAGGTCGCCAGCTCCGACGCGCGCAACATCCGTACCCGCATCACCCGTGACGGCGACTCCTATGTCGTCGACGGCCACAAGTGGTACACCTCCGGCATCCTCGACCCCGACTGCGCGTTGATCGTCCTCATGGGCGTGACGGACCCGGACGCCGAGCCCTACCGGCAGCAGAGCATGCTGCTGATCCCGCGCGACACCCCCGGCATCACGGTCCTGCGCGACCTGCCGATGTTCGGCTACACCGACCGCTGCGGCCACGGCGACGTGCTCTTCGAGGAGGTCCGCGTCCCCGTCGGGAACCTGCTGGTCGGGGAGGGGGAGGGTTTCGCGCTCGCGCAGGGGCGGCTCGGCCCCGGCCGGATGCACTACGCCATGCGCGCCGTCGGCTTCGCCGAACGGGCGCTGGACCTGATGTGCCGCCGCACCCTCGCCCGGACCGCCTTCGGCGGCGCCCTCGCCGAACAGGGCGTCGTCCGCGAATGGATCGCCCGCAGCCGGATCGAGATCGAACAGCTCCGGCTGCTGGTCCTCAAGTCGGCCTGGCTGATGGACACCCGGGGCAACGCCGCCGCCCGCACCGAGGTCGCCGCGATCAAGGTGGCCGCCCTGGAGGTGGCGCACCGGGTGGTGGACCGGGCCGTACAGGCGCATGGCGCGGCCGGTGTCAGCGACGACACCGTGCTGGCCCGGCTGTACGCGATCACCCGGGCACTGCGCATCGCGGACGGGCCGGACGAGGTCCATCTGCGCACGGTCGCCCGTCGGGAACTCGCCAAGTACCGGAAGGAGCAGGCGTGA
- a CDS encoding phosphotransferase family protein, which produces MSTFAGTAELAGRVREWLAALHPGEPVGALTTLPGGHSGLTYSVTAGPTAYVVKAVPPGQRPVGRNDVLRQARALRALGGAVPVPVVVAMDDREPAWFAMEFVSGEAVEPVLDDHRLDPALCRTRMLALAGVLSGLHRTRVPDLERSDPLDAAAELDRWSRTMRAVPEELRPGAEELLTRLAASVPAGLPPVLTHGDFRLGNALCVGETPVAVIDWEIWSFGDPRTDLGWTLLFTDHRNFPRLGREIPGLPTEGELLAAYLDGRSAPPALDWFRALARTKMAAIMGHNLRRHREGRHHDPDQERLPPTIAAMIRTARDILG; this is translated from the coding sequence TTGAGCACGTTCGCCGGGACGGCCGAACTCGCCGGACGCGTCCGTGAATGGCTCGCCGCCCTCCACCCCGGCGAACCGGTCGGCGCGCTGACGACCCTGCCCGGCGGCCATTCGGGTCTCACCTACTCTGTCACCGCGGGCCCCACCGCGTACGTCGTCAAGGCCGTGCCCCCAGGACAGCGGCCGGTCGGCCGGAACGACGTCCTGCGCCAGGCACGCGCCCTGCGGGCCCTCGGCGGCGCGGTGCCCGTACCGGTCGTCGTCGCCATGGACGACCGCGAACCCGCCTGGTTCGCCATGGAGTTCGTGTCCGGCGAGGCGGTCGAGCCCGTCCTCGACGACCACCGGCTCGACCCCGCCCTCTGTCGGACGAGGATGCTGGCGCTGGCGGGCGTCCTGAGCGGGCTGCACCGAACCCGGGTGCCGGACCTGGAGCGGTCCGACCCCCTCGACGCGGCCGCCGAACTCGACCGGTGGAGCCGCACCATGCGGGCCGTGCCGGAGGAACTGCGGCCGGGCGCCGAAGAGTTGCTGACACGCCTCGCCGCGAGTGTCCCCGCCGGTCTGCCGCCGGTCCTCACCCACGGAGACTTCCGGCTGGGCAACGCGCTCTGCGTGGGCGAGACCCCCGTGGCCGTCATCGACTGGGAGATCTGGTCCTTCGGCGATCCACGCACCGATCTGGGCTGGACCCTGCTCTTCACCGACCACCGGAACTTCCCCCGCCTGGGCCGCGAGATCCCCGGCCTGCCCACCGAGGGCGAGCTGCTGGCCGCCTACCTCGACGGCCGCTCCGCCCCGCCCGCCCTCGACTGGTTCCGCGCGCTGGCCCGCACCAAGATGGCCGCGATCATGGGCCACAACCTGCGCCGCCACCGCGAGGGCCGACATCACGACCCCGACCAGGAACGACTGCCCCCGACCATCGCGGCGATGATCCGCACCGCCCGGGACATCCTCGGCTGA
- a CDS encoding acyl-CoA dehydrogenase family protein, with translation MPTPVPGPEEFRAEARRWLAKVADRRGPGGRERGHGDDSVAVFENWTEDEERTHTERIRDWERVRFDQGWGALGWPEEHGGRELPAYYEQVYRAEEAAFDVPRRTEIFPVTQQLVAPAIGVWGTEEQKRRLLRSMLRSDELACQLFSETEAGSDLAAVRTRAVRDADGGGWVLNGHKVWTSGARVATWGVAVCRTDPDAPRHAGITVFLVRMDAPGVTVRPIRQMTGGSSFNEVYLDDVRVPDTDRLGPVGAGWRVTLTVLAAERLDSGTLGLDNADRALDLARQLPRPLTGGERQQAADLYVRALTQRLIGLRVTAALVTGREPGAEASVGKLYATATMRATTDLVQQLLGPRLAADTGEWGTFAWTEHLLGAPGYSIAGGSDEIQRTILAERVLGLPREPRPAEPHTKATKEVAS, from the coding sequence GTGCCGACACCTGTACCCGGGCCCGAGGAGTTCCGCGCCGAGGCCCGCCGCTGGCTGGCGAAGGTGGCGGACCGACGGGGACCCGGGGGCCGTGAGCGGGGACACGGCGACGACTCCGTGGCCGTGTTCGAGAACTGGACCGAGGACGAGGAGCGTACGCACACCGAACGCATCCGCGACTGGGAACGCGTCCGGTTCGACCAGGGCTGGGGCGCCCTCGGCTGGCCCGAGGAACACGGCGGACGCGAACTGCCCGCGTACTACGAGCAGGTGTACCGCGCCGAGGAGGCCGCCTTCGACGTGCCCCGGCGCACCGAGATCTTCCCCGTCACCCAGCAGCTGGTGGCCCCCGCGATCGGTGTCTGGGGCACCGAGGAGCAGAAGCGGCGCCTGCTGAGGTCCATGCTCCGCAGCGACGAACTCGCCTGCCAGCTCTTCTCCGAGACCGAGGCGGGCTCCGACCTGGCCGCCGTCCGCACGAGGGCGGTCCGGGACGCGGACGGGGGCGGCTGGGTGCTGAACGGCCACAAGGTCTGGACGTCCGGCGCCCGCGTCGCCACCTGGGGAGTCGCCGTCTGCCGCACCGACCCCGACGCGCCCCGGCACGCCGGCATCACGGTCTTCCTGGTCCGGATGGACGCCCCCGGCGTCACGGTACGCCCGATCCGGCAGATGACCGGCGGGTCCAGCTTCAACGAGGTCTACCTCGACGACGTCCGGGTCCCCGACACCGACCGGCTCGGCCCCGTCGGCGCGGGCTGGCGGGTGACGCTCACCGTCCTCGCCGCCGAACGGCTGGACTCCGGCACCCTCGGCCTGGACAACGCCGACCGCGCCCTCGACCTGGCCCGGCAGCTGCCCCGGCCGCTCACCGGCGGCGAACGGCAGCAGGCGGCCGACCTCTACGTCCGCGCGCTCACCCAGCGGCTCATCGGACTGCGGGTCACGGCGGCCCTGGTCACCGGCCGCGAGCCGGGCGCCGAGGCCTCCGTCGGCAAGCTCTACGCCACCGCGACCATGCGCGCCACCACCGACCTCGTCCAGCAGCTGCTGGGTCCGCGCCTGGCCGCCGACACCGGGGAATGGGGCACCTTCGCCTGGACCGAGCATCTGCTCGGCGCCCCCGGCTACAGCATCGCGGGCGGCAGCGACGAGATCCAGCGCACCATCCTGGCGGAACGCGTGCTGGGCCTGCCCAGGGAGCCCAGACCGGCCGAGCCGCACACCAAGGCGACGAAGGAGGTGGCGAGTTGA
- a CDS encoding thiolase family protein, with protein MSAADVLVCGVGITSFGRSEATGRDLAVDAVNAALADAGLPWSRVRAAFGGSDAAGNADTLVTRLGLTGVPFVNVRNGCATGGSALVSAVNALRAGAADVALAVGFDKHPRGAFDPRPADWGLDEAYGGEGLMVTTQFFAMKIQRYAHDHGITPHTLALVAEKAYANGVLNPHAWRREPLTADQILASGMVNDPLTRYMFCSPGQGAVALVLCNRAVARELGAAAAPVALRAAVVRTRRFGSFEVFSPWAPGGTPTSVSTDAARAAFEEAGTGPDDIDVCQLQDTESGAEVMHLAECGFCEHGEQKWLIASGATAIGGALPVNTDGGCIANGEPVGASGLRQVHEIVQQLRGRAGERQVPGEPRTGFTHVYGAPGVSACTVLTR; from the coding sequence GTGAGCGCCGCCGACGTCCTGGTCTGCGGGGTCGGGATCACCTCGTTCGGCCGGTCGGAGGCCACGGGCAGGGACCTCGCGGTGGACGCCGTGAACGCGGCGCTGGCCGACGCCGGGCTGCCGTGGTCCCGGGTGCGGGCGGCGTTCGGCGGCAGCGACGCCGCCGGCAACGCCGACACCCTGGTCACCCGCCTCGGCCTCACCGGAGTGCCGTTCGTCAATGTCCGCAACGGCTGCGCCACCGGCGGCAGTGCCCTGGTGTCCGCCGTCAACGCGCTCCGCGCCGGCGCCGCCGACGTGGCCCTCGCCGTCGGCTTCGACAAACACCCACGCGGCGCGTTCGACCCGCGGCCGGCCGACTGGGGCCTGGACGAGGCGTACGGCGGCGAGGGCCTGATGGTGACCACCCAGTTCTTCGCCATGAAGATCCAGCGGTACGCGCACGACCACGGCATCACCCCGCACACCCTCGCCCTGGTCGCCGAGAAGGCGTACGCCAACGGCGTCCTCAATCCCCACGCCTGGCGCCGCGAACCGCTGACCGCGGACCAGATCCTGGCCTCCGGCATGGTCAACGACCCCCTGACCCGCTACATGTTCTGCTCACCCGGGCAGGGCGCGGTCGCACTGGTGCTCTGCAACCGCGCGGTCGCCCGCGAACTGGGCGCCGCCGCCGCTCCGGTCGCCCTGCGCGCGGCCGTGGTCCGCACCCGGCGGTTCGGCTCCTTCGAGGTGTTCAGCCCCTGGGCACCCGGCGGCACACCCACCTCCGTCAGCACGGACGCGGCGCGCGCCGCCTTCGAGGAGGCCGGCACCGGCCCGGACGACATCGACGTGTGCCAGCTCCAGGACACCGAGAGCGGCGCCGAGGTGATGCACCTGGCCGAGTGCGGATTCTGCGAGCACGGCGAACAGAAGTGGCTGATCGCCTCGGGCGCCACCGCGATCGGCGGCGCGCTCCCGGTCAACACGGACGGCGGCTGCATCGCCAACGGCGAACCCGTCGGCGCCTCCGGGCTGCGCCAGGTCCACGAGATCGTCCAGCAACTGCGCGGCCGGGCCGGTGAACGCCAGGTCCCGGGCGAGCCGCGCACCGGCTTCACCCATGTCTACGGAGCACCGGGCGTCAGCGCGTGCACCGTACTGACCCGCTGA
- a CDS encoding Zn-ribbon domain-containing OB-fold protein gives MEGALTAVPGAHPPSGPVTEPAAADPAALGPVAARPLRGSRCPACAVTVHPADPVCPRCGGPAEPVVLSTTGTVWTWTVQRYAPKSPPYVPPEGGFRPFVVGYVELPEGVRILAVLDGVRPEEMRIDMPVTLTAGEGVPRARPADRDDAPRARPADPDGVLGARHAGPEGAVA, from the coding sequence GTGGAAGGGGCGCTGACGGCCGTGCCCGGCGCCCACCCGCCGTCCGGGCCCGTGACCGAGCCGGCGGCGGCCGACCCGGCGGCACTCGGGCCCGTGGCCGCGCGGCCGTTGCGCGGGTCCCGCTGCCCCGCCTGCGCCGTGACCGTCCACCCGGCGGACCCCGTCTGCCCGAGGTGCGGAGGGCCCGCCGAACCGGTGGTCCTCTCCACCACGGGCACCGTGTGGACCTGGACCGTGCAGCGGTACGCGCCCAAGTCCCCGCCGTACGTGCCGCCCGAGGGCGGGTTCCGGCCGTTCGTGGTCGGCTACGTCGAACTCCCCGAGGGCGTACGGATCCTGGCCGTCCTGGACGGCGTACGCCCCGAGGAGATGAGGATCGACATGCCGGTCACCCTCACGGCGGGCGAGGGCGTGCCCCGCGCCCGGCCGGCGGACCGGGACGACGCGCCCCGCGCCCGGCCGGCGGACCCGGACGGTGTGCTGGGCGCCCGGCATGCCGGTCCGGAAGGAGCGGTGGCGTGA
- a CDS encoding enoyl-CoA hydratase/isomerase family protein, whose translation MAVEDEIQFERDGHVARVWLNRPHKKNCVTVPILNRLDEIITEVDADPELRVLILRGRGNTFCSGFDLDSLKADFIGSSTAIDVAVLSAKVCDRLYSMRTPSIAVLEGHVTAGGFELMISCDFAIAADDALIGDFHIRRALFGGAGPIYRVPRMIGVRRTKELMLTGKLLTGVEAAEFGLINDSAPADKLDATVEEFAGQLTDKSPFTMWITKMTIDRSLDADIQSLMVMEHLAVGVMLNSEDAAEGVSAFLEKRDPQWKGR comes from the coding sequence ATGGCAGTCGAGGACGAGATCCAGTTCGAGCGGGACGGCCATGTGGCCCGCGTCTGGCTCAACCGGCCGCACAAGAAGAACTGTGTCACCGTGCCGATCCTGAACCGGCTGGACGAGATCATCACCGAGGTCGACGCCGACCCGGAGCTGCGGGTGCTGATCCTGCGCGGGCGCGGCAACACCTTCTGCTCCGGGTTCGACCTGGACAGCCTCAAGGCCGACTTCATCGGCAGCTCCACCGCCATCGACGTCGCCGTGCTGTCGGCGAAGGTCTGCGACCGGCTCTACTCGATGCGGACCCCGTCGATCGCGGTGCTCGAAGGCCATGTCACGGCGGGCGGCTTCGAGCTGATGATCTCCTGCGACTTCGCCATCGCCGCGGACGACGCCCTGATCGGCGACTTCCACATCCGCCGCGCCCTCTTCGGCGGCGCCGGACCGATCTACCGCGTCCCCCGCATGATCGGCGTCCGCAGGACCAAGGAGCTGATGCTCACCGGCAAGCTGCTCACCGGTGTCGAGGCCGCCGAGTTCGGCCTGATCAACGACTCGGCGCCCGCCGACAAACTCGACGCCACCGTCGAGGAGTTCGCCGGCCAGCTCACGGACAAGAGCCCGTTCACCATGTGGATCACCAAGATGACCATCGACCGGAGCCTCGACGCCGACATCCAGTCCCTGATGGTCATGGAGCACCTCGCGGTCGGCGTGATGCTCAACTCCGAGGACGCGGCCGAGGGCGTCTCCGCGTTCCTGGAGAAGCGCGACCCGCAGTGGAAGGGGCGCTGA
- a CDS encoding acyl-CoA dehydrogenase family protein, producing the protein MFRLDVDPALLGETEERRQLRAVLREFLADTCGPDEVRGHSAGSRGFDRALWDRLAGEIGVHGLALPEEYGGAGGSFADLAVALEETGRVLCPAPLLPTVVLAAHTLLASGDRAACGRWLPGIAAGARTATVAGFAHPARITAERGPDGWLLRGEADFVLDGEGADAVLVAARAPDGPRLFVCEPGAGGLDRTARRVLDPTRRQALLRFRGAPAEPVGEAGQAPGIVDTVLDAGRTALAAEQVGGCAHALDATVDYVSHRTQFGRAIGSFQAVKHRLADLLVEVEAARSAARYAAVCRADPGAGEEGKAEEARVAASAAAVVCATAYRRATAEYVQLHGGIGFTWEHPAHLYVRRARADEALFGTADDHRVRLAGLLGLTGLPERTRPGP; encoded by the coding sequence ATGTTCCGGCTCGATGTGGATCCGGCTCTGCTGGGGGAGACGGAGGAGCGGCGGCAACTGCGCGCGGTGCTCCGCGAGTTCCTGGCCGACACCTGCGGGCCCGATGAGGTGCGCGGGCATTCGGCCGGGTCGCGCGGATTCGACCGGGCGCTGTGGGACCGGCTCGCCGGCGAGATCGGGGTGCACGGTCTCGCGCTGCCCGAGGAGTACGGCGGGGCCGGCGGCTCGTTCGCCGATCTCGCCGTGGCGCTGGAGGAGACCGGACGCGTCCTGTGCCCCGCGCCGCTGCTCCCTACCGTCGTGCTCGCCGCGCACACCCTGCTGGCCAGTGGCGACCGGGCGGCGTGCGGGCGCTGGCTGCCGGGGATCGCCGCCGGGGCCCGCACCGCCACCGTCGCCGGGTTCGCGCACCCGGCGCGGATCACCGCCGAACGCGGGCCGGACGGCTGGCTGTTGCGCGGTGAGGCGGACTTCGTGCTCGACGGCGAGGGCGCCGACGCGGTGCTGGTCGCCGCCCGGGCGCCCGACGGCCCGCGTCTGTTCGTGTGCGAGCCGGGCGCCGGAGGCCTCGACCGTACGGCGCGGCGGGTGCTGGACCCCACCCGCCGACAGGCCCTGCTCCGCTTCCGGGGCGCGCCCGCCGAACCGGTCGGCGAGGCGGGGCAGGCGCCCGGCATCGTCGACACCGTCCTGGACGCCGGACGGACGGCGCTGGCCGCCGAACAGGTCGGCGGCTGTGCCCACGCGCTGGACGCGACCGTGGACTATGTCTCGCATCGAACTCAGTTCGGGAGAGCGATCGGCTCCTTTCAGGCCGTCAAGCACCGCCTGGCCGATCTGCTGGTCGAGGTCGAGGCGGCGCGGTCGGCGGCCCGGTACGCGGCCGTCTGTCGCGCGGACCCGGGTGCGGGGGAGGAGGGGAAGGCGGAGGAGGCGCGGGTGGCGGCGAGTGCGGCGGCGGTGGTGTGCGCCACCGCCTATCGGCGGGCCACCGCCGAATATGTGCAGCTCCACGGGGGGATCGGCTTCACCTGGGAGCATCCGGCCCATCTCTATGTGCGCCGGGCGCGCGCCGACGAGGCGCTGTTCGGCACGGCGGACGACCACCGTGTCCGACTGGCCGGACTCCTCGGCCTCACGGGGCTGCCGGAGCGGACCCGTCCCGGCCCCTGA
- a CDS encoding SDR family NAD(P)-dependent oxidoreductase, which translates to MGDRGAGRGRFAGRVALVTGAGSGIGRAVARGLAAQGAEAVVVADIDGPAAEAVARELAEGHAVDLDVADADQVDRVLDAAVRAHGRLDVVVHAAGVDDPTVKGWLADAVQAGRPPEVTTRLGVEAWQRVLRINLDGTFHVLRAALRAMVPNRSGAVVTFGSSAAFDTLTGYPHYAAAKAGVHALSQSVAKEAIAFGVRVNTVAPGPTETGMAAHTPAVLREGFADPRVRPYATPEEIADVALFLASDEAANLVGAVLLANGGRFTA; encoded by the coding sequence ATGGGCGACAGGGGTGCGGGGCGCGGCCGGTTCGCGGGGCGGGTCGCCCTGGTCACCGGCGCGGGTTCCGGGATCGGCAGGGCGGTCGCCCGCGGGCTGGCCGCCCAGGGCGCCGAGGCCGTCGTCGTGGCGGACATCGACGGCCCGGCGGCGGAGGCGGTGGCGAGGGAACTGGCCGAGGGGCACGCGGTGGACCTGGACGTGGCGGACGCCGACCAGGTCGACCGGGTGCTCGACGCGGCCGTACGGGCGCACGGCCGACTGGATGTGGTGGTGCACGCGGCGGGCGTCGACGATCCCACCGTGAAGGGCTGGCTGGCCGACGCGGTACAGGCCGGCCGCCCGCCCGAGGTGACGACGCGCCTCGGCGTGGAGGCGTGGCAACGGGTCCTGCGGATCAATCTGGACGGCACCTTCCACGTCCTGCGCGCCGCCCTGCGGGCGATGGTGCCGAACCGTTCGGGAGCCGTCGTCACCTTCGGTTCCTCCGCCGCCTTCGACACGCTCACCGGCTATCCGCACTACGCGGCCGCCAAGGCCGGTGTCCACGCGCTGAGCCAGTCCGTGGCCAAGGAGGCCATCGCGTTCGGCGTGCGCGTCAACACCGTGGCCCCCGGCCCGACCGAGACCGGCATGGCCGCCCACACCCCGGCCGTGCTGCGCGAGGGCTTCGCCGACCCCCGCGTACGGCCCTACGCGACGCCGGAGGAGATCGCCGACGTCGCGCTGTTCCTGGCGAGCGACGAGGCCGCCAACCTCGTCGGCGCGGTGCTGCTCGCCAACGGCGGTCGCTTCACCGCGTAG
- a CDS encoding NAD(P)-dependent alcohol dehydrogenase, with protein MRAVRLTRWGGPPVVTERERPVPSGEEVLLRVEAAGLCGSDLHVLAARPGALPYEPPFTLGHEVAGRVVERGPDAVGPGTGERVVVYGAWGCGRCGRCAAGAENYCDRRADLDATRTGTGAGLGRDGGLADFLLVPSGRLLVPVGDLDPAQAAPLSDAGLTSYHAVAGLRPALGEGRDGEARAGAGSHVVVIGVGGLGHLAVQILRATTSARVLAVDVREEAVALAEACGAHFAAAVRADTPEVLRKRTGGAGADAVVDFVGTSATLGLGLSLLRAGGTLCLVGSGGGELTVRKPGALPPGLRISLPFWGTRPDLERVVALARAGVVRVTTERFPLSRAPEAIAALRSGRVRGRAVLIPD; from the coding sequence ATGCGAGCGGTCCGGCTGACGCGCTGGGGCGGCCCACCCGTGGTCACCGAGAGGGAACGCCCCGTACCGAGCGGCGAAGAGGTCCTGCTGCGGGTCGAGGCGGCCGGTCTGTGCGGCTCCGACCTGCATGTCCTCGCCGCGCGGCCCGGCGCCCTGCCCTACGAGCCGCCCTTCACGCTCGGGCACGAGGTGGCCGGCCGGGTGGTGGAGCGGGGCCCGGACGCCGTCGGCCCCGGGACCGGGGAGCGGGTGGTCGTGTACGGCGCGTGGGGCTGCGGGCGGTGCGGGCGCTGTGCGGCGGGCGCGGAGAACTACTGCGACCGACGCGCGGACCTGGACGCGACCCGCACCGGGACGGGGGCCGGTCTCGGGCGCGACGGCGGCCTGGCCGACTTCCTGCTCGTACCCTCCGGTCGCCTCCTGGTGCCGGTGGGCGACCTGGACCCCGCCCAGGCCGCGCCGCTGTCCGACGCGGGGCTCACCTCGTACCACGCGGTGGCGGGACTTCGGCCGGCGCTCGGCGAAGGACGGGACGGGGAGGCGCGTGCCGGCGCCGGCTCGCACGTGGTCGTCATCGGCGTCGGCGGGCTGGGGCATCTCGCGGTGCAGATCCTCCGCGCCACCACCTCCGCCCGGGTGCTCGCGGTGGACGTCCGGGAGGAGGCGGTCGCGCTCGCCGAGGCGTGCGGGGCGCACTTCGCGGCGGCCGTCCGGGCGGACACCCCCGAGGTGCTGCGGAAGCGGACCGGTGGCGCGGGGGCCGACGCCGTCGTCGACTTCGTCGGCACCTCCGCCACGCTCGGCCTGGGGCTGAGCCTGCTGCGGGCGGGCGGCACCCTCTGCCTCGTCGGCAGCGGTGGCGGAGAACTGACGGTCCGCAAGCCCGGGGCGCTCCCTCCCGGCCTGCGGATCTCCCTGCCGTTCTGGGGCACCCGGCCCGACCTGGAGCGGGTCGTGGCCCTCGCCCGCGCCGGCGTCGTCAGGGTCACGACCGAGCGGTTCCCGCTGTCCCGGGCCCCGGAGGCGATCGCCGCACTGCGTTCCGGCCGGGTGCGCGGGCGGGCCGTCCTGATCCCCGACTGA